CGGCCCGCTAGAAGCTTCCCTGGCGCACCGGCAGCCCTTCCGTCAGGCTTCTCTGGAACGCAGGAATGCTTCCAGCGCGGCCCGGACGGCGGCCCTCGTCGGTTCCAGGGCGATCCCGTGCTCCCACAGGAGCTTGCCCGCCGTCCCCGACTTGTCGTGCAGGAGGCCGAGCAGCATGTGCTCGGTGCCGATGTAGTTGTGCCGCAGCTCCGCCGCCTCGGTCAGCGCGGCGGTGAGGGCCCGCCGGGCGTCCGCGCCGACCGACAGCGCCGCCGGTGCCCCTGGGCCGGTGGGCAGCCGCCGTTCCAGGGACTCGCGCAGAGCGGACGGGTCGGCGTCCTGGGCGGCGACGGCGCGGACGGCCAGGGTGTTCGGGTCGTCGAGGATGCCGAGCAGGACGTGGCCGGCCTCGATGGCCGAGCGGCCGAGGCGGCGGGCGTGCGTTTCGGCGCGTTCGAGGGTCTCCTTGGCGCGCCCCGTGTAGCGCTCGAACGCCCCCGACTTGGCCAGGTCCGCG
The nucleotide sequence above comes from Nonomuraea gerenzanensis. Encoded proteins:
- a CDS encoding Clp protease N-terminal domain-containing protein, whose translation is MPELPDLTELLSIVEERSADDTDALARLTVAEGVLSDLQKVGDRLLGYLVELARAEGCSWADIGDHLGISRQAAQQRYGRRWSSLTIADLAKSGAFERYTGRAKETLERAETHARRLGRSAIEAGHVLLGILDDPNTLAVRAVAAQDADPSALRESLERRLPTGPGAPAALSVGADARRALTAALTEAAELRHNYIGTEHMLLGLLHDKSGTAGKLLWEHGIALEPTRAAVRAALEAFLRSREA